Proteins encoded within one genomic window of Dyadobacter chenhuakuii:
- a CDS encoding EVE domain-containing protein, with product MNHWLVKSEPNKYSWDHLVAEKEGMWDGVRNFAARNNLMAMKKGDLVLFYHSNIGKEVVGLAKVSKEHYPDPTIDTGDWVVVNVVPVEHFPKTVTLEQIKKHDILKNMELVRLSRLSVVPVKREEFDIIVALAHES from the coding sequence ATGAACCATTGGCTTGTAAAAAGTGAACCGAATAAATATTCCTGGGACCATCTTGTAGCAGAAAAGGAAGGCATGTGGGACGGTGTCCGGAATTTTGCCGCACGTAACAACCTGATGGCCATGAAGAAAGGCGATCTGGTGCTTTTTTATCATAGCAACATTGGTAAGGAGGTTGTGGGTCTGGCCAAAGTTTCAAAAGAACATTATCCCGATCCAACGATCGATACGGGTGACTGGGTGGTTGTTAACGTGGTCCCGGTGGAGCATTTTCCCAAAACGGTCACGCTCGAACAGATCAAGAAGCATGATATTCTCAAAAATATGGAACTGGTGCGCTTGTCCAGACTTTCGGTAGTGCCGGTTAAGCGTGAAGAATTCGACATTATTGTTGCATTGGCACATGAATCTTAA
- the menB gene encoding 1,4-dihydroxy-2-naphthoyl-CoA synthase, producing the protein MSSSIQWETIKEYEEILFTLHEGIAKISINRPHKHNAFTPLTVTEMIDAMHICREDTRIDVIILTGEGGKAFCSGGDQSVRGHGGYIGDDHVPRLNVLDLQRMIRSIPKAVIAMVAGWAIGGGHVLHVICDLSIAAENARFGQTGPKVGSFDGGFGASYLARVVGQKKAREIWFLCDQYDAQEALQMGLVNKVVPLEDLETTTVEWCKKIQEKSPLSIRMLKSSFNAELDGQAGIQELAGNATLLYYLSEEAKEGQKSFLEKRKPDFSKYPKFP; encoded by the coding sequence ATGTCAAGCTCAATCCAGTGGGAAACCATTAAAGAATACGAGGAAATCCTTTTTACGCTTCACGAAGGCATTGCAAAAATAAGCATAAATCGCCCGCATAAACACAACGCATTCACGCCGCTCACCGTTACCGAAATGATCGACGCGATGCACATTTGCCGCGAAGACACGCGTATCGACGTCATTATTCTAACCGGCGAAGGCGGAAAAGCATTCTGTTCCGGCGGCGATCAGTCCGTTCGCGGCCACGGCGGTTACATTGGCGATGACCATGTGCCGCGTTTGAATGTGCTGGATCTGCAACGCATGATCCGGTCTATTCCTAAGGCAGTTATCGCCATGGTGGCAGGTTGGGCCATAGGCGGCGGACACGTGCTGCACGTGATCTGCGACCTTTCGATTGCGGCTGAAAATGCGCGTTTCGGACAAACAGGACCAAAGGTTGGGAGTTTCGACGGCGGCTTTGGCGCGTCTTATCTTGCACGGGTTGTGGGACAGAAAAAAGCGCGCGAAATCTGGTTCCTATGCGATCAATATGATGCGCAGGAAGCATTGCAAATGGGTTTGGTAAATAAAGTTGTTCCTTTGGAAGACCTGGAAACGACAACGGTTGAATGGTGTAAGAAAATCCAGGAAAAAAGTCCATTGTCTATCCGGATGCTGAAAAGCTCGTTCAATGCGGAACTGGATGGACAAGCCGGAATTCAGGAATTGGCTGGCAATGCAACATTGCTTTATTATCTGAGCGAGGAAGCAAAAGAAGGCCAGAAATCGTTTCTCGAAAAAAGAAAGCCCGATTTCAGCAAATACCCGAAATTTCCCTGA
- a CDS encoding AMP-binding protein codes for MNNFPMPWNTSISAIATQERPEHFYFAEAYDFMQSWLNGQHTFTLQTSGSTGAPKPIQIHRSQLIASAQMTGKALGLRSGTRALVCLNVHYIAGLMMLVRGMELDWEMTVIEPSANPLLDVNRLDTFDFTALVPLQLGTILENSKTENQVNRLGTVLLGGAPVNVSLQRKIESLSVPVYQSYGMTETVSHIALRRLNGGNFSEDYQFLPNIVFGTDDRGCLHISGPVTNGEVVQTNDLVEIAGNTFKWIGRADNVINSGGVKIVLDKVDATVGKVFFDLKIGNAFFNWFVSDEKLGQKLILVVEGTGNTFQAKDMIEEIRKSLSAYETPKHVYFVQHFNKTTTDKVDKRRTVQQLLASQNG; via the coding sequence ATGAATAACTTTCCAATGCCCTGGAACACAAGTATAAGCGCAATTGCAACACAGGAAAGGCCGGAGCATTTTTACTTTGCCGAGGCATATGATTTCATGCAATCCTGGTTGAACGGCCAGCATACATTCACATTACAGACTTCCGGATCGACCGGGGCGCCCAAACCGATCCAAATTCACCGGAGCCAGTTGATCGCAAGTGCACAAATGACGGGCAAGGCGCTGGGCCTTCGTTCAGGAACGCGCGCGCTTGTTTGTCTGAATGTACATTATATAGCGGGCCTGATGATGCTTGTCCGCGGGATGGAGCTCGATTGGGAAATGACGGTCATTGAGCCTTCCGCCAATCCTTTGCTGGACGTTAACAGGCTTGATACATTCGATTTCACTGCTTTGGTGCCGTTGCAACTGGGCACTATACTCGAAAATTCAAAGACAGAAAATCAGGTGAACAGATTAGGAACAGTGCTTTTGGGCGGAGCGCCGGTCAATGTTTCGCTGCAAAGAAAAATTGAATCATTGAGCGTTCCGGTTTACCAAAGTTACGGGATGACCGAAACGGTTTCGCACATTGCGTTGCGCAGGTTGAACGGAGGAAATTTTTCAGAAGATTACCAATTCCTGCCCAACATTGTTTTTGGCACAGACGATCGCGGCTGCCTGCACATTTCCGGACCGGTTACGAATGGTGAAGTTGTCCAAACTAATGATCTGGTTGAGATTGCCGGAAATACATTCAAATGGATCGGAAGGGCTGATAATGTGATCAATTCGGGAGGCGTTAAGATCGTTCTTGACAAAGTGGACGCGACCGTAGGCAAAGTGTTTTTTGATTTAAAGATCGGGAATGCATTTTTTAACTGGTTCGTTTCGGATGAAAAACTGGGGCAGAAACTGATCCTGGTCGTCGAAGGAACCGGGAACACTTTTCAGGCAAAGGACATGATTGAAGAAATTAGAAAAAGCCTTTCCGCCTATGAAACGCCGAAACATGTTTACTTTGTGCAGCATTTTAATAAAACAACCACGGACAAGGTCGACAAGCGGCGCACGGTCCAACAACTTTTAGCATCTCAAAATGGATAA
- a CDS encoding helix-turn-helix transcriptional regulator, protein MSIVSNNIKYLRRLNGLTQEQFARKIAIKRSLLGAYEEARANPNLTNLKNMAAAFGITVDNLLKNDLRKLRETPDMSLPMNAGRPMTVSHSGNAPVPSQIRIPAFSEPQPLSKIIEKYQQPEPEIRMVSKQVNFKPVNGEPQNQPAIQNPAASALPDSQLPVFNNQFQGSQFNAPVEEKVVNYPTIQWVAKNLQQEYLANFQNPGYLNQLPVFQLPNLPMGYYRAFESGADFAYPGSILVGTFVRNWYDIKDGMQYIFVLRGHGFVYRTAFNQVKTSGMLLLTSDMAEFEELEVPLQDVQEVWEVKAFVSLQLPTPQPSLERVSLLVDELQQELNQYRS, encoded by the coding sequence ATGAGCATCGTCAGCAATAATATAAAATATCTCAGGAGGCTTAATGGCCTGACTCAGGAGCAATTTGCAAGAAAGATCGCGATAAAACGCTCTCTGCTTGGCGCTTACGAAGAGGCCCGTGCCAATCCAAACCTGACCAATTTGAAAAATATGGCGGCGGCGTTTGGCATCACAGTGGATAACCTGCTCAAAAATGACCTCAGGAAATTAAGGGAAACGCCGGATATGTCCTTGCCCATGAATGCCGGTCGGCCTATGACGGTTTCGCATTCGGGCAATGCGCCTGTTCCTTCGCAGATCCGCATTCCGGCTTTTTCGGAACCGCAGCCTTTGTCAAAAATCATTGAAAAATATCAGCAGCCTGAACCGGAGATCCGAATGGTTTCCAAGCAGGTCAATTTCAAGCCTGTAAATGGCGAGCCACAGAACCAGCCAGCTATACAAAACCCGGCAGCTAGCGCTCTTCCTGATTCACAACTGCCTGTTTTTAACAACCAATTCCAGGGCAGCCAGTTTAATGCACCAGTTGAAGAAAAAGTAGTTAACTATCCTACCATTCAATGGGTTGCAAAAAATTTACAGCAGGAATATCTTGCTAACTTTCAAAATCCGGGCTACCTGAACCAACTTCCCGTTTTTCAGCTTCCTAACCTGCCTATGGGTTATTACCGGGCCTTTGAAAGCGGTGCAGACTTTGCCTATCCAGGTTCTATCCTGGTGGGAACATTCGTGAGGAACTGGTATGATATTAAGGATGGTATGCAATACATCTTTGTCCTGCGTGGCCACGGATTCGTTTACAGGACTGCATTTAATCAGGTAAAAACTTCGGGAATGTTGCTTCTGACGTCCGATATGGCCGAGTTTGAAGAATTAGAAGTTCCTTTGCAGGATGTGCAGGAAGTTTGGGAAGTGAAGGCATTTGTAAGTTTGCAACTGCCTACACCGCAGCCTTCACTGGAAAGGGTCAGCCTGCTGGTAGATGAATTGCAGCAGGAACTGAACCAGTACAGATCTTAA
- a CDS encoding bifunctional 5,10-methylenetetrahydrofolate dehydrogenase/5,10-methenyltetrahydrofolate cyclohydrolase has product MQLLDGKAISSQIKFEIKNEVEAWVAGGGKKPHLAAILVGANGASETYVASKIRSCEEIGFTSTLLRFGPEISEKELLDAVEGLNNDPDVDGFIVQLPLPKHISENTIMEAVSPAKDVDGFHPVNVGKMCKGLPAYISATPFGILEMLIRAKIETSGKHCVVIGRSQIVGLPMSILMQRNEYPGNCTVTITHSKTQNLKEICQTADILIVALGRPEFVTADYVKEGAVVIDVGITRVVDETKKSGFAIKGDVNFSDVAPKTSYITPVPGGVGLMTICGLLTNTFKAAKKEIYQ; this is encoded by the coding sequence ATGCAGTTACTAGACGGGAAAGCGATTTCATCCCAAATTAAGTTTGAAATAAAAAACGAAGTGGAAGCGTGGGTGGCCGGTGGTGGCAAAAAGCCGCATTTGGCTGCCATACTCGTTGGTGCCAATGGCGCAAGCGAAACCTACGTAGCATCCAAGATCAGAAGCTGTGAAGAAATTGGTTTCACATCAACATTACTGAGATTCGGGCCTGAAATAAGCGAAAAAGAACTTCTGGACGCAGTGGAAGGATTAAATAACGATCCGGACGTGGACGGATTCATTGTGCAGCTTCCCCTACCCAAACATATTTCTGAAAACACCATTATGGAAGCCGTTAGTCCGGCTAAGGACGTGGATGGTTTTCATCCGGTGAACGTGGGCAAAATGTGCAAAGGCTTGCCTGCTTACATTTCGGCAACTCCGTTCGGGATATTAGAAATGCTGATTCGCGCCAAGATCGAAACCAGCGGAAAACATTGCGTAGTGATCGGCCGCAGCCAGATCGTGGGCTTGCCGATGAGCATATTAATGCAGCGTAATGAATATCCGGGCAATTGCACGGTAACCATTACACATTCAAAAACACAGAATCTGAAAGAAATCTGCCAAACCGCAGATATTTTGATCGTTGCCCTGGGCCGACCAGAATTTGTGACCGCTGATTACGTTAAAGAAGGAGCAGTAGTGATTGACGTGGGCATCACGAGAGTTGTGGACGAGACCAAGAAAAGCGGTTTTGCGATCAAGGGTGACGTTAACTTCAGTGACGTAGCGCCGAAAACGAGCTACATTACGCCCGTTCCGGGAGGCGTTGGCCTGATGACCATTTGTGGGTTGCTAACCAACACTTTCAAAGCTGCTAAGAAGGAAATTTACCAATAA
- a CDS encoding SIR2 family NAD-dependent protein deacylase, with protein MKKLVVLSGAGISAESGISTFRDNGGLWDNFRIEDVATPEAWQRNQELVLDFYNQRRKQAADVKPNAAHYALVELEKDFDVTIITQNVDNLHEIAGSSNIIHLHGELFKSRSTKNPDLVYEMSSWELKTGDLCELGSQLRPHIVWFGEEVPMMEIAMDVTEQADIFVVVGTSLAVYPAAGLVHYVGADKPIYIIDPAKPDISLKPNMTFIQEKATTGMEILIKNIISQ; from the coding sequence ATGAAAAAACTTGTAGTGCTGTCCGGAGCGGGCATCAGTGCCGAAAGCGGGATCAGCACATTCCGCGACAATGGTGGATTGTGGGACAACTTCCGCATTGAGGATGTGGCCACCCCGGAAGCCTGGCAGCGTAACCAGGAACTTGTGCTGGACTTTTACAACCAGCGCAGAAAGCAGGCTGCGGACGTGAAGCCCAATGCTGCCCATTATGCGCTCGTGGAGTTGGAAAAGGATTTTGACGTAACCATCATTACCCAAAACGTCGATAACCTGCACGAGATCGCCGGTTCTTCAAACATAATCCATTTGCATGGCGAGCTTTTCAAATCCAGAAGCACGAAGAACCCTGACCTGGTTTATGAAATGTCATCCTGGGAGCTAAAAACGGGAGATCTCTGTGAACTTGGGAGCCAGCTGAGGCCGCACATTGTGTGGTTCGGCGAGGAAGTTCCGATGATGGAAATCGCGATGGATGTTACGGAACAGGCTGACATCTTTGTGGTTGTCGGCACGTCGCTGGCAGTTTATCCGGCAGCAGGACTCGTGCATTACGTCGGCGCGGACAAGCCTATTTATATTATCGATCCTGCAAAACCCGATATCAGTCTCAAACCCAACATGACATTCATTCAGGAAAAGGCGACTACGGGAATGGAAATTCTTATCAAAAATATTATCAGTCAATAA
- the topA gene encoding type I DNA topoisomerase, producing MSKNLVIVESPAKAKTIESYLGADFTVKSSFGHVRDLPEHDMGVDVEHGFQPSYEISADKVKVISELKKLAKGAEVWLATDDDREGEAISWHLKEALGLPDDTKRIVFREITKTALQNAISKPRIIDVDLVDAQQARRILDRLVGYELSPVLWKKIRIGKSNLSAGRVQSVAVRIIVEREREIDAFRSKSSFKVTAHFDLGNGKVLNAELAKNFPQEEDAMKFLEKCIGAQFSIKSLEVKPAKKTPAPPFTTSTLQQEASRKLSFSVAQTMTVAQRLYEAGKISYMRTDSTNLSEEALEKARVQITKEYGQDYYNKRIFKTKNESAQEAHEAIRPTDFSTLNGSSDRNEQRLYELIWKRAIASQMSDAQLERTTATISISTTSEELVAQGEVIKFEGFLKVYMESSDDEGDEEQKGMLPPLNINQILNLADMKATERFTRNPPRYTEASLVKKLEEMGIGRPSTYAPTISTILRREYIVKEDRQGTERDFKELTLANNQINSKVNKEIYGSEKAKLFPTSTGMVVNDFLVSHFNDIIDYSFTANVEKDFDHIAEGQLEWRQMIKNFYTPFQKKVTEANEEAIDRSLTSRDLGEDPATGKKVSVRIGKYGPYVQIGDAEDEEKPKFASLMKGQLMENITLEEAFELFKLPREVGLYEEKELIVNIGKFGPYVKHDGKYYSLARTDDPMAVTEDRLIEIITEKRLQDSNRTIKEFAEDPDAKVLNGKYGPYIAFGKKNVKIPKGTEPASLTYEEVVKLAAETPDKPAGRFGKKPVAKAAVVKAPAEKKVAEKKPAAKKPAAKKAAAKPAAKKPAAPKAAKKS from the coding sequence ATGTCAAAAAATCTGGTGATCGTTGAGTCACCGGCGAAGGCCAAAACCATTGAAAGTTATTTAGGAGCAGATTTCACCGTCAAGTCAAGTTTCGGGCACGTTCGTGACCTTCCGGAGCATGATATGGGTGTGGATGTTGAGCATGGTTTCCAACCTTCTTATGAAATTTCCGCTGATAAAGTAAAGGTGATATCCGAGCTTAAAAAACTCGCCAAGGGCGCAGAAGTATGGCTCGCAACGGATGATGACCGCGAAGGAGAGGCGATTTCGTGGCACTTGAAAGAAGCCTTGGGGTTACCCGACGACACTAAAAGAATTGTGTTCAGGGAGATTACGAAAACTGCTTTACAAAATGCGATTTCCAAACCGCGTATAATAGATGTAGATCTGGTGGACGCGCAGCAGGCACGCCGGATCCTGGACAGGCTCGTAGGTTATGAGCTTTCCCCGGTGCTCTGGAAAAAAATAAGAATTGGTAAATCAAACCTTTCGGCCGGACGTGTGCAATCTGTTGCGGTCCGTATTATTGTTGAAAGGGAAAGGGAAATCGATGCGTTCAGAAGCAAAAGCAGCTTCAAAGTGACTGCGCATTTTGATCTTGGAAATGGCAAAGTCCTGAATGCAGAATTGGCGAAGAACTTTCCCCAGGAAGAAGATGCGATGAAATTTCTCGAAAAATGCATCGGCGCACAGTTCTCCATCAAAAGCCTTGAAGTTAAACCAGCCAAAAAAACACCAGCACCGCCATTCACAACTTCTACATTACAACAGGAAGCATCCCGTAAGCTGAGCTTTTCCGTAGCGCAAACCATGACCGTTGCACAACGGCTTTACGAAGCTGGTAAAATCTCCTACATGAGAACGGACTCCACGAATTTGTCGGAGGAAGCATTGGAAAAAGCCAGGGTGCAGATTACGAAGGAATACGGACAGGATTATTATAATAAAAGGATATTCAAGACCAAAAACGAGTCGGCGCAAGAAGCTCACGAAGCCATCAGGCCAACTGATTTTTCTACATTAAATGGCAGCAGCGACCGCAATGAGCAGCGCTTGTATGAGCTGATCTGGAAACGTGCCATCGCATCACAAATGTCGGATGCGCAACTGGAACGCACAACGGCAACCATTTCTATTTCAACTACTTCCGAAGAACTCGTTGCACAAGGCGAGGTGATCAAATTCGAAGGTTTCCTGAAAGTATATATGGAATCCAGCGACGATGAAGGCGATGAAGAGCAGAAAGGAATGCTGCCTCCGCTGAACATTAACCAGATCCTGAACCTGGCAGACATGAAAGCGACGGAACGCTTCACAAGAAACCCGCCCCGCTATACGGAAGCAAGTTTGGTTAAAAAGCTGGAAGAAATGGGCATCGGACGTCCATCCACATACGCACCTACAATTTCTACCATATTAAGGCGCGAATACATTGTAAAAGAAGACCGCCAGGGAACAGAACGTGATTTTAAAGAACTGACGCTGGCTAATAACCAGATCAACAGCAAGGTCAATAAAGAAATTTACGGCTCGGAAAAGGCAAAACTCTTTCCTACCAGCACCGGAATGGTCGTGAATGACTTTCTGGTAAGTCATTTTAATGACATTATTGATTACTCTTTTACGGCTAATGTTGAGAAGGATTTTGACCACATTGCCGAAGGCCAGCTCGAATGGCGCCAGATGATCAAGAACTTTTACACGCCATTTCAGAAGAAAGTAACCGAGGCAAACGAAGAAGCCATCGACCGCAGCCTCACGTCGCGCGATCTGGGCGAAGATCCTGCAACGGGCAAAAAAGTATCCGTAAGAATCGGTAAATACGGCCCTTATGTGCAGATCGGTGATGCGGAAGATGAGGAAAAACCAAAATTTGCGAGCTTGATGAAAGGTCAGCTGATGGAGAACATTACGCTGGAAGAAGCTTTTGAATTATTTAAACTGCCACGCGAAGTAGGTTTGTACGAGGAGAAAGAATTGATCGTCAACATCGGAAAATTCGGCCCATATGTAAAGCATGACGGCAAATATTATTCTCTGGCAAGAACAGACGATCCAATGGCTGTCACAGAAGACAGACTGATCGAAATTATCACTGAAAAACGCTTACAGGACAGCAACAGGACCATTAAAGAGTTCGCCGAAGATCCGGACGCGAAAGTGCTGAATGGTAAATACGGACCTTACATTGCTTTTGGAAAGAAGAATGTTAAGATTCCGAAAGGAACAGAACCGGCATCGCTTACCTACGAAGAAGTAGTGAAGCTGGCAGCAGAGACACCGGATAAGCCTGCGGGAAGATTTGGCAAGAAACCGGTGGCTAAGGCGGCTGTTGTAAAAGCACCGGCAGAGAAAAAGGTGGCGGAGAAAAAACCGGCAGCCAAAAAGCCAGCGGCGAAAAAAGCAGCAGCGAAACCGGCGGCTAAGAAGCCGGCAGCACCCAAAGCAGCGAAAAAGAGCTAA
- a CDS encoding bifunctional aconitate hydratase 2/2-methylisocitrate dehydratase, whose translation MNIYKDYIKEIEERAAQGLHPKPIDGAELLGEIIAQIKDTENEYREDSLKFFIYNTLPGTTSAAGAKARFLKEIILGESIVSEISPAFAFELLSHMKGGPSIGVLLDLALGENYSIAKQAAAVLKTQVYLYDADTDRLKEAFKSGNEIAREILESYARGDFFTLLPEIPEEIKIVTFIAGEGDISTDLLSPGNQAHSRSDRELHGQCMITTTAQKQIKALQEEHPDKSVMLIAEKGTMGVGSSRMSGVNNVALWTGKQASPYIPYVNIAPIVGGTNGISPIFLTTVDVTGGIGIDLKNWVKKVDENGNVVRNESGDPVLEEVYSVATGTVLTINTKTKKLYNGDKELIDISKALTPQKKEFIRAGGSYAIVFGKKIQTVAAKILGIEPTLVFAPSKEISNEGQGLTAVEKIFNRNAVGTTPGKVLHAGSDVRVEVNIVGSQDTTGLMTAQELESMAATTISPIVDGAYQSGCHTASVWDKKAQANIPKLMKFMNDFGLITARDPKGEYHSMTDVIHKVLNDITIDEWAIIIGGDSHTRMSKGVAFGADSGTVAIALATGEVSMPIPESVKVTFKGDMKGHMDFRDVVHATQAQMLQQFGGENVFQGRIIEVHLGTLPADQAFTFTDWTAEMKAKASICISEDDTLIESLEIAKNRIQIMIDKGMENHKQVLQGLINKADKRIAEIKSGEKPALVPDANAKYYAEVVIDLDAIVEPMIADPDVNNKEVSKRYTHDTIRPLSFYGEDKKVDLGFVGSCMVHKGDLKIVSQMLRNLEEQKGKVEFFAPLVVAAPTYNIIEELKKEGDWDVLQKYSGFEFDDNAPKVAARTEYENMMYLERPGCNLCMGNQEKAAKGDTVLATSTRLFQGRVVEDSDRKKGESLLASTPVVVLSAILGRIPNIEEYKAAVVGIDLTKFAPPVKQLAR comes from the coding sequence ATGAACATTTATAAGGATTACATCAAGGAAATTGAAGAAAGAGCAGCCCAGGGACTTCATCCTAAGCCAATAGACGGCGCCGAGTTGCTGGGAGAAATTATCGCACAGATAAAGGATACGGAAAACGAGTATCGCGAAGATTCTCTCAAGTTTTTTATCTACAACACATTACCAGGAACAACAAGCGCTGCCGGTGCGAAAGCCAGGTTCCTCAAAGAAATCATTCTTGGCGAATCCATCGTTTCAGAAATATCACCCGCTTTTGCATTTGAACTGCTGTCGCACATGAAGGGCGGTCCTTCCATTGGCGTATTGCTGGATCTTGCATTGGGCGAAAATTATTCGATTGCTAAACAAGCGGCTGCGGTGCTTAAAACGCAGGTTTACTTATATGATGCAGACACAGACCGTCTGAAAGAAGCATTTAAAAGCGGCAACGAAATCGCCCGGGAAATCCTTGAAAGTTATGCCCGCGGGGACTTCTTCACATTGCTGCCTGAAATACCGGAAGAAATTAAGATCGTAACATTCATTGCCGGAGAGGGGGATATCTCAACCGATTTACTCTCTCCGGGTAATCAGGCGCACTCGCGCTCTGACCGCGAATTGCATGGTCAATGTATGATCACAACGACTGCCCAGAAGCAAATCAAAGCATTACAGGAAGAGCATCCTGACAAAAGCGTGATGTTGATTGCTGAGAAAGGCACGATGGGCGTGGGCTCTTCGCGCATGTCCGGTGTGAATAATGTGGCGCTTTGGACCGGCAAGCAGGCGAGTCCGTATATCCCTTACGTTAACATTGCGCCTATTGTGGGCGGAACCAATGGCATTTCTCCCATTTTCCTAACCACTGTTGATGTTACAGGGGGAATTGGAATAGATTTGAAAAACTGGGTTAAGAAAGTGGACGAGAACGGAAACGTTGTTCGTAACGAAAGCGGAGATCCTGTTTTGGAAGAGGTTTATTCAGTTGCTACGGGCACTGTTTTGACCATTAATACAAAAACAAAAAAACTGTACAACGGCGACAAGGAACTGATTGACATTTCCAAAGCGCTTACGCCACAGAAAAAGGAATTTATCAGAGCAGGCGGCTCCTATGCCATTGTTTTTGGTAAAAAAATACAAACGGTCGCGGCAAAGATCTTAGGCATCGAACCTACGCTTGTTTTCGCACCTTCCAAAGAAATTTCAAATGAAGGCCAGGGCCTTACTGCGGTTGAAAAGATCTTCAACAGAAATGCAGTTGGGACAACGCCGGGTAAAGTTTTGCACGCCGGTTCTGATGTTCGTGTTGAGGTTAACATTGTCGGTTCGCAAGATACGACGGGTTTAATGACCGCTCAGGAACTGGAATCAATGGCTGCGACAACCATTTCGCCGATTGTGGACGGGGCTTATCAATCTGGTTGCCACACCGCATCGGTTTGGGATAAAAAAGCGCAGGCTAACATTCCGAAACTGATGAAGTTTATGAATGATTTCGGCCTCATCACAGCGCGTGACCCGAAGGGCGAATATCACTCGATGACCGATGTGATCCACAAAGTCCTTAACGACATTACTATTGACGAATGGGCAATCATCATCGGTGGCGACTCACATACAAGAATGTCCAAAGGCGTTGCTTTTGGTGCTGACTCGGGAACTGTTGCCATTGCACTTGCAACCGGTGAAGTTTCCATGCCAATTCCCGAATCCGTTAAGGTAACATTTAAAGGTGACATGAAAGGGCACATGGATTTCCGTGATGTCGTTCACGCCACACAGGCGCAAATGTTGCAGCAATTTGGCGGCGAAAACGTTTTCCAGGGCCGCATCATTGAAGTGCATCTGGGAACATTACCCGCCGACCAGGCATTTACATTTACCGACTGGACTGCGGAAATGAAGGCGAAAGCTTCCATTTGTATTTCAGAAGATGACACGTTGATCGAATCCCTGGAAATTGCTAAAAACAGGATCCAGATTATGATTGATAAGGGCATGGAGAACCACAAGCAGGTTCTTCAGGGACTGATCAACAAAGCAGATAAGCGCATTGCTGAAATCAAATCCGGTGAAAAACCTGCTTTGGTTCCTGATGCAAATGCTAAATATTATGCAGAAGTTGTCATTGATCTCGACGCGATCGTTGAACCGATGATTGCCGATCCGGATGTAAATAATAAAGAGGTTTCAAAGCGTTACACCCACGATACAATCCGTCCGCTTTCTTTTTATGGAGAGGACAAAAAAGTTGATCTTGGTTTCGTAGGCTCTTGTATGGTTCATAAAGGGGATTTGAAAATCGTTTCTCAAATGCTCCGTAATCTGGAAGAACAAAAAGGCAAAGTTGAATTCTTCGCTCCGCTGGTTGTGGCCGCGCCGACTTACAATATTATAGAAGAGCTGAAAAAAGAAGGTGACTGGGATGTTTTGCAAAAATACTCAGGCTTTGAATTCGACGATAACGCTCCGAAAGTAGCGGCGCGTACGGAATATGAAAACATGATGTATCTGGAACGTCCGGGCTGCAACCTTTGCATGGGTAACCAGGAAAAAGCCGCCAAAGGCGATACAGTTCTGGCTACTTCTACCCGTCTTTTCCAGGGAAGGGTTGTTGAAGATTCGGATCGTAAAAAAGGAGAGTCATTGCTGGCATCTACGCCGGTGGTCGTTTTGTCCGCAATCCTCGGACGCATTCCGAACATTGAGGAATACAAAGCGGCAGTGGTTGGCATTGACCTGACGAAGTTTGCACCGCCAGTTAAACAATTGGCGAGATAA